In bacterium, a single window of DNA contains:
- a CDS encoding transcriptional regulator, which produces RQDAPQALYRNPFLADAMVELNLIDTQGGGIKRMFETQRRRSFPLPDYDLTEPGRVAVSLTGRILDERYTRLLMERTDLVLGQVMLLDRVQKGQRIGRDEHRGLKAAGLVEGRYPNLIVASAVARAAGDAGRHIRERGFDKQYYLDLILALVREHGPVTRKDVDQLLMPKLPDRLTPEQKRHRIHNLMQELRRAGKIDNLGSRGQPAWHALKELGEG; this is translated from the coding sequence CCGACAGGACGCGCCGCAAGCCCTCTACCGCAACCCGTTTCTGGCAGACGCGATGGTCGAGCTGAACTTGATCGACACCCAAGGCGGGGGCATCAAGCGCATGTTCGAGACTCAGCGGCGACGCTCGTTCCCGCTGCCGGATTATGACCTGACCGAGCCGGGGCGGGTCGCCGTGAGCCTAACGGGTCGGATCCTGGACGAGCGCTACACGCGGCTCCTGATGGAGCGCACTGACTTGGTCCTCGGTCAGGTCATGCTTCTTGACCGGGTGCAGAAGGGGCAGAGGATTGGCCGGGACGAGCACCGTGGCCTGAAAGCCGCCGGGTTGGTCGAGGGCCGCTATCCGAACCTGATTGTGGCCAGTGCCGTCGCAAGGGCCGCCGGCGACGCGGGCCGACACATCCGCGAGCGGGGTTTCGACAAGCAGTACTACCTCGACCTGATCTTGGCCCTTGTGCGCGAACACGGCCCGGTGACGCGCAAGGACGTTGATCAGCTTCTCATGCCGAAGCTGCCGGACCGATTGACCCCGGAGCAGAAACGGCACAGGATCCACAATCTCATGCAAGAGCTGCGGCGGGCGGGGAAGATCGACAATCTCGGCTCCCGCGGTCAACCGGCGTGGCATGCCCTCAAGGAGCTGGGCGAGGGGTAA
- a CDS encoding type I restriction endonuclease subunit R has product MSTDTSERGLERLICASLTGSPCDPGTIPAGAFRERPAAYSAGWICGRQEDYDREYCIDLAQLSAFLRETQPAVADALDLGQEGPTRRKFLARLQGEISKRGTIDVLRHGLKHGPHSVDLFYGTPSPGNAKAVERYAANHFSVTRQLRYSRDEAQRALDLGLFINGLPVATFELKNSLTKQTVSDAEQQYQRDRDPRERLFEFGRCMVHFAVDDHEVRFCTHLKGKSSWFLPFNQGWDDGAGNPPNPNGLKTDYLWKRILTRDGLTDILENYAQIVKTKDERTGRNKTAQIWPRYHQLDVVFRLLADARAGGAGKRYLIQHSAGSGKSNSIAWLAHQLIGLKKDDGAVFDSIIVVTDRKILDQQIRDTIKQFAQVGATVGHAEHSGDLRRFIAEGKKIIISTVQKFPFILDEIGSEHRGRRFAIIIDEAHSSQGGRTSAALSRALSPEGAEEDDDTFEDKINRLMEAKKLLPNASYFAFTATPKNKTLEIFGAPEPPVDGKVKHRPFHSYTMKQAIKEGFILDVLANYTPVESYYKLVKKIEGDPEFDTKKAKKKLRRYVESHDHAIRLKAEIMVDHFHEQVLARNLIGGEARAMVVTSGIERAIQYFHAIRDYLAERKSRYQAIVAFSGEHEYGGVKVSEASLNGFPSGQIADKIQQDPYRFLVCADKFQTGYDEPLLHTMYVDKVLSSIKAVQTLSRLNRAHPKKHSVFVLDFMNDADTIQAAFADYYRTTVLAEETDPDKLHDLRDALDGYQVYDATQVDELVALYLGGAERDRLDPILDACVAQYIGSLEEDAQVDFKGKAKAFLRTYGFLSAISPYINAEWEKLSIFLNFLVPKLPAPIDPDLAKGILETIDMDSYRAEKRAAISILLPDKDSEIEPIPGAGGGHLLEPEMDRLSNIVKTFNDQFGHIQWSDVDRVHRLITEDIPNRVAADKAYQNARRNSDRQNARIEHDKALVRVMTAVLNDDTELFKQFVDNEGFQRWLKDTVFGLTYDVPAASPPPSV; this is encoded by the coding sequence ATGAGCACTGACACCAGCGAGCGCGGCCTCGAGCGGCTGATCTGCGCCTCCCTCACCGGCTCGCCCTGCGATCCCGGAACGATCCCCGCCGGCGCCTTCCGCGAGCGCCCGGCCGCCTACAGCGCCGGCTGGATTTGCGGGCGCCAGGAAGATTACGACCGCGAGTACTGCATCGACCTCGCGCAGCTCTCGGCGTTCTTGCGCGAGACGCAGCCGGCGGTGGCCGACGCCCTCGATCTCGGCCAGGAGGGGCCCACGCGGCGCAAGTTCCTGGCGCGGCTCCAGGGCGAAATCAGCAAGCGCGGCACCATCGACGTACTGCGTCACGGCCTCAAGCACGGGCCGCACAGCGTGGACCTCTTCTACGGCACACCCTCGCCGGGCAACGCCAAGGCCGTCGAGCGCTACGCCGCCAATCACTTCAGCGTCACCCGCCAACTCCGCTACAGCCGCGACGAGGCGCAGCGCGCCCTCGACCTGGGCCTCTTCATCAACGGCCTGCCGGTTGCCACCTTCGAGCTGAAGAACAGCCTGACCAAGCAGACGGTCAGTGACGCGGAGCAGCAGTACCAGCGCGACCGCGACCCGCGTGAGCGGCTCTTCGAGTTTGGTCGCTGCATGGTGCACTTCGCCGTGGACGACCACGAGGTGCGCTTCTGCACGCACCTGAAGGGCAAGAGCTCCTGGTTCCTGCCCTTCAACCAGGGCTGGGACGACGGCGCAGGCAACCCGCCGAATCCCAACGGCCTCAAGACCGACTACCTGTGGAAGCGCATCCTCACGCGCGATGGGCTGACCGACATCCTCGAGAACTACGCCCAGATCGTCAAGACCAAGGACGAGCGGACCGGCAGGAACAAGACCGCGCAGATCTGGCCGCGCTACCACCAGCTCGATGTCGTTTTCCGGCTACTGGCCGACGCGCGGGCGGGCGGCGCCGGCAAGCGCTACTTGATCCAGCACTCGGCGGGCAGCGGTAAGTCGAACTCCATCGCCTGGCTCGCCCACCAGCTCATCGGCTTGAAGAAGGACGACGGGGCGGTTTTCGACTCGATCATCGTCGTCACCGACCGCAAGATCCTCGACCAGCAGATCCGCGACACGATCAAGCAGTTCGCCCAGGTGGGGGCCACAGTGGGCCACGCCGAGCACTCGGGCGACTTGCGCCGGTTCATCGCCGAGGGGAAGAAGATCATCATCTCCACGGTGCAGAAGTTCCCCTTCATCCTCGATGAGATCGGCAGCGAGCACCGCGGCCGGCGCTTCGCGATCATCATCGACGAGGCGCACTCGAGCCAAGGCGGCCGCACCTCGGCCGCGCTGTCGCGGGCGCTCTCGCCCGAAGGCGCCGAAGAGGACGATGATACCTTCGAGGACAAGATCAACCGGTTGATGGAGGCCAAGAAGCTGCTGCCCAACGCCAGCTACTTCGCCTTCACCGCTACGCCCAAGAACAAGACGCTTGAGATCTTCGGCGCCCCCGAGCCGCCGGTCGACGGCAAGGTCAAGCACCGGCCCTTCCACAGCTACACGATGAAGCAGGCGATCAAGGAAGGGTTCATCCTGGACGTGCTTGCGAACTACACACCGGTCGAGAGCTACTACAAGCTCGTCAAGAAGATCGAAGGCGATCCCGAGTTCGACACGAAGAAGGCGAAGAAGAAGCTGCGGCGCTACGTTGAGAGCCACGACCACGCGATCCGGCTCAAGGCCGAGATCATGGTGGACCATTTCCATGAGCAAGTGCTCGCCCGGAACCTGATCGGTGGCGAGGCGCGCGCGATGGTGGTGACCAGTGGCATCGAGCGCGCCATCCAGTACTTCCACGCCATCCGTGACTACCTGGCAGAGCGCAAGAGTCGCTACCAGGCGATCGTGGCGTTCTCAGGCGAGCACGAGTACGGGGGCGTGAAGGTCAGCGAAGCCTCGCTCAATGGCTTCCCCTCGGGCCAGATCGCGGACAAGATCCAGCAGGACCCCTACCGCTTCCTCGTCTGCGCCGACAAGTTCCAGACCGGCTACGACGAGCCGCTGCTGCACACGATGTACGTGGACAAGGTGCTCTCGAGCATCAAGGCCGTGCAGACGCTCTCCCGGCTGAACCGTGCGCATCCGAAGAAGCACAGCGTCTTCGTGCTCGACTTCATGAACGATGCCGACACAATCCAGGCGGCCTTCGCCGACTACTACCGCACGACGGTCCTGGCCGAAGAGACCGATCCCGACAAGTTGCACGATCTGAGAGACGCCCTCGACGGCTACCAAGTCTACGATGCAACGCAGGTGGACGAGTTGGTGGCACTCTACCTGGGTGGGGCAGAGCGGGACCGTTTGGATCCCATTCTCGACGCCTGCGTCGCCCAGTACATCGGCTCACTCGAGGAGGACGCCCAGGTCGACTTCAAGGGCAAGGCCAAGGCCTTCCTGCGTACTTATGGCTTCCTCTCCGCGATCTCCCCCTACATCAATGCGGAATGGGAGAAGCTGTCGATCTTCCTGAACTTCTTGGTGCCGAAGCTACCGGCGCCGATCGATCCCGATCTCGCCAAAGGAATTCTCGAAACGATCGACATGGACAGCTACCGCGCAGAGAAGCGGGCGGCGATCAGCATCCTGCTTCCCGACAAGGATTCCGAGATCGAGCCCATCCCGGGCGCCGGGGGCGGCCATCTCCTCGAACCCGAGATGGACCGCCTCTCCAACATCGTGAAGACCTTCAACGACCAGTTCGGCCACATTCAGTGGAGCGATGTGGACCGCGTGCATCGGCTGATCACGGAGGACATACCGAACCGGGTGGCGGCTGACAAGGCCTACCAGAACGCGAGGCGGAACTCGGATCGTCAGAACGCGCGCATCGAGCACGACAAAGCCCTCGTGCGAGTGATGACGGCGGTGCTGAATGATGATACGGAGCTTTTCAAGCAGTTCGTGGACAACGAGGGCTTCCAGCGCTGGCTGAAGGACACCGTCTTTGGGCTGACCTACGATGTGCCGGCAGCGAGTCCGCCGCCTTCCGTCTAG
- a CDS encoding queuosine precursor transporter: MRYRYFDLLVALFVTVLLVSNIASSAKIIDWGVALFGTPLIFDGGTLLFPLSYLFGDLLTEVYGYRRSRRVIWLGFLAAALMSGLLWLIGWLPGEASWRTAIGDERYRAILGGVSSGAIVLASLVAYFAGEFANSFVLAKLKIATRGRWLWTRTIGSTLVGEGLDTVLFVSIATWLGVPGFLPALWVPLVVTNYLFKCGVEVALTPVTYWVVGVLKRREGVDVYDRGTNFNPFRWEAGEGPRYS, from the coding sequence ATGCGCTACCGCTACTTCGACCTGCTCGTCGCGCTCTTCGTCACCGTGCTCCTGGTGAGCAACATCGCCTCGTCGGCGAAGATCATCGACTGGGGCGTGGCGCTCTTCGGCACGCCGCTCATCTTCGACGGCGGCACGCTGCTCTTCCCGCTGAGCTACCTGTTCGGGGACCTGCTCACCGAGGTCTACGGCTATCGGCGCAGCCGCCGCGTGATCTGGCTCGGCTTCCTCGCTGCGGCCCTGATGAGCGGGCTGCTCTGGCTGATCGGCTGGCTGCCCGGCGAGGCGAGCTGGCGCACGGCGATCGGCGACGAGCGCTACCGGGCGATCCTCGGCGGCGTGAGCAGCGGCGCGATCGTGCTGGCCAGCCTGGTCGCCTACTTCGCCGGCGAGTTCGCGAACTCCTTCGTGCTCGCCAAGCTCAAGATCGCCACGCGCGGGCGCTGGCTCTGGACGCGCACGATCGGCAGCACGCTGGTGGGCGAGGGCCTGGACACGGTGCTGTTCGTCTCGATCGCCACCTGGCTCGGCGTGCCGGGCTTCCTGCCCGCGCTCTGGGTGCCGCTGGTGGTGACGAACTACCTCTTCAAGTGCGGCGTGGAGGTAGCGCTCACGCCAGTGACCTACTGGGTGGTCGGCGTGCTCAAGCGCCGCGAGGGCGTGGACGTCTACGACCGCGGGACGAACTTCAACCCGTTCCGGTGGGAAGCCGGCGAGGGCCCGCGCTACAGCTAG
- a CDS encoding ABC transporter ATP-binding protein, with product MLEVRELVLRYGAIEALHGISLRVEAGQIVTLIGANGAGKTSALRAISGLERAAAGSIWLEGEEITRLAPHEIVRRGVIHVPEGRGIFANLTVRENLELGAWRRRDRAGIRSDFERVCGLFPRLAERIRQSAGTLSGGEQQMLAIGRGLMAAPRVLLLDEPSLGLSPILVAMIFEIIGTIHAAGTPILLVEQNARLALKAADQAFILETGRVVRSGPAAELAEDPAVAAAYLGAG from the coding sequence ATGCTTGAAGTGCGCGAGCTCGTGTTGCGCTACGGCGCCATCGAGGCGCTGCACGGCATCTCCCTGCGCGTGGAGGCGGGGCAGATCGTCACGCTGATCGGCGCGAACGGCGCCGGCAAGACGAGCGCTCTGCGCGCGATCTCGGGGCTCGAGCGCGCCGCGGCGGGGAGCATCTGGCTGGAGGGCGAGGAGATCACGCGCCTCGCGCCGCACGAGATCGTGCGCCGTGGCGTGATCCACGTGCCCGAGGGCCGCGGCATCTTCGCCAACCTCACGGTGCGCGAGAACCTGGAGCTGGGCGCCTGGCGGCGGCGCGATCGCGCGGGCATCCGCAGCGATTTCGAGCGCGTCTGCGGGCTCTTCCCGCGACTCGCCGAGCGCATCCGGCAGTCGGCGGGCACGCTCTCGGGCGGCGAGCAGCAGATGCTCGCGATCGGCCGCGGGCTGATGGCCGCGCCGCGCGTGCTCCTGCTCGACGAGCCCTCGCTGGGGCTCTCGCCGATCCTCGTGGCCATGATCTTCGAGATCATCGGCACCATCCACGCGGCAGGGACGCCCATCCTTCTGGTCGAGCAGAACGCGCGGCTGGCGCTGAAGGCCGCCGATCAGGCCTTCATTCTCGAGACCGGCCGCGTGGTGCGCTCGGGTCCGGCCGCCGAGCTGGCCGAAGATCCGGCCGTGGCGGCCGCCTATCTGGGCGCGGGCTAG
- a CDS encoding ABC transporter ATP-binding protein: MSAILQIEGLTIAFGGLKAVAELDLTVRAGELVGLIGPNGAGKTTVFNAITGIYPPTAGRLLLGGESIGGRAPHRVARLGVARTFQNIRLFGALSVLDNVRIACHQGAANSVLAAVTRSPAHARAEAAITERARAMLALMELAQYADWPARMLPYGLQRRLEMARALATGPRLLLLDEPAAGMNPQETDALMALIQRVRGEFALAVLLVEHDMRVVMGICERVAVLDYGVKIAEGTPAEIRRDPKVIEAYLGPEAAHA; the protein is encoded by the coding sequence GTGAGCGCGATCCTCCAGATCGAGGGCCTCACGATCGCCTTCGGCGGCCTCAAAGCCGTGGCCGAGCTCGACCTCACGGTGCGCGCGGGCGAGCTGGTGGGGCTGATCGGCCCCAACGGCGCCGGCAAGACGACGGTCTTCAACGCGATCACGGGCATCTACCCGCCGACGGCGGGCCGCCTGCTGCTGGGCGGCGAGTCGATCGGCGGCCGGGCGCCGCATCGGGTCGCGCGGCTGGGCGTCGCGCGCACCTTCCAGAACATCCGCCTCTTCGGCGCGCTCTCGGTGCTGGACAACGTGCGCATCGCCTGCCACCAGGGCGCGGCGAACAGCGTGCTGGCGGCGGTGACGCGCAGCCCCGCCCACGCGCGCGCGGAGGCGGCGATCACCGAGCGCGCCCGCGCGATGCTCGCGCTGATGGAGCTCGCGCAGTACGCCGACTGGCCCGCGCGCATGCTGCCCTACGGCCTGCAGCGTCGGCTCGAGATGGCGCGGGCGCTGGCCACGGGCCCGCGCCTGCTGCTGCTCGACGAGCCCGCCGCGGGCATGAACCCGCAGGAGACGGACGCGCTGATGGCGCTGATCCAGCGCGTGCGCGGCGAGTTCGCGCTCGCCGTGCTCCTCGTGGAGCACGACATGCGCGTGGTGATGGGCATCTGCGAGCGCGTGGCGGTGCTCGACTACGGCGTCAAGATCGCCGAGGGCACGCCGGCGGAGATCCGCCGCGACCCCAAGGTGATCGAGGCCTACCTGGGCCCGGAGGCCGCGCATGCTTGA
- a CDS encoding branched-chain amino acid ABC transporter permease, with protein MRRALLLRGALTAGLVLLLFALEKLFPHLVNPYAERLMILSGINIMLAVSLNLINGFTGQFSLGHAGFMAIGGYTSGYFAIRFGPGILGALGATPADPGAGAALMLVLGLAIGGGAAALAGLLIGIPTLRLRGDYLAIATLGLGEIIRVVILNIDAVGGARGLNNIPGYTSFFWVYLLVGLTLAVHWNLVRSRHGRALLAVREDEVAAESLGISTTRYKVLAFAVGAAFAGMAGALFGHYLRYLNTNSFSFLKSFEVVIMVVLGGMGSLTGSVSAAILLTLLPEFLRPIKAYRMVIYSLLLILLMLLRPQGIFGAGEPRYGALRRLWPGRRAPTPGAES; from the coding sequence ATGCGCCGCGCGCTCCTCCTGCGCGGCGCGCTCACGGCCGGGCTCGTCCTGCTGCTCTTCGCGCTCGAGAAGCTCTTCCCCCACCTCGTGAACCCCTATGCCGAGCGGCTGATGATCCTCTCGGGCATCAACATCATGCTCGCCGTGAGCCTGAACCTGATCAACGGCTTCACGGGGCAATTCTCGCTGGGGCACGCGGGCTTCATGGCGATCGGCGGCTACACGAGCGGCTACTTCGCCATCCGCTTCGGGCCGGGGATCCTGGGCGCGCTGGGCGCCACGCCCGCCGATCCCGGCGCGGGCGCCGCGCTGATGCTCGTGCTCGGCCTCGCGATCGGCGGCGGCGCGGCCGCGCTGGCCGGGCTTCTGATCGGCATCCCCACGCTGCGCCTGCGCGGGGACTACCTCGCGATCGCCACCCTGGGCCTCGGCGAGATCATCCGCGTGGTGATCCTCAACATCGACGCCGTGGGCGGCGCGCGCGGACTGAACAACATCCCCGGCTACACGAGCTTCTTCTGGGTCTACCTGCTGGTCGGCCTGACGCTCGCCGTGCACTGGAACCTGGTGCGCTCCCGCCACGGGCGGGCCCTGCTCGCCGTACGCGAGGACGAGGTGGCGGCCGAGTCGCTGGGCATCTCGACGACGCGCTACAAGGTGCTGGCTTTCGCCGTGGGCGCGGCCTTCGCCGGCATGGCGGGCGCGCTCTTCGGGCACTACCTGCGCTACCTGAACACGAACAGCTTCAGCTTCCTCAAGAGCTTCGAGGTCGTGATCATGGTTGTGCTGGGCGGCATGGGCTCGCTCACGGGCTCGGTGTCGGCGGCTATCTTGCTCACGCTGCTGCCCGAGTTCCTCAGGCCGATCAAGGCCTACCGCATGGTGATCTACTCGCTCCTGCTGATTCTCCTGATGCTCCTGCGCCCGCAGGGCATCTTCGGGGCGGGCGAGCCGCGCTACGGCGCGCTGCGGCGGCTCTGGCCGGGACGCCGCGCGCCCACGCCCGGGGCCGAGTCGTGA
- a CDS encoding branched-chain amino acid ABC transporter permease, producing MQELLQQLVNGITWGSIYSLIALGYTMVYGILRFINFAHGDVYMVGAYIAYYLVAAFGMSSGGAPPAAALAVILGAMAGAALLGIIIERLAYKPLRRQPRLTVLITAIGVSLFLENAGILVFGADPKFFPQIFAARSVRLPGGALTTSHQLLVLGGALVLMVGLSLIVYRSPIGRAMRALAYSRDVASLMGIPTDRIITFTFALGSALAAAAGVLVALSTPRIDPLMGLMPGLKAFVAAVLGGIGNIPGAMLGGLVLGLAETLVSGYVSSTYRDAIAFALLIIILLVRPAGLLGRAVTEKV from the coding sequence ATGCAGGAACTTCTGCAGCAGCTCGTCAACGGCATCACCTGGGGCAGCATCTACTCGCTGATCGCCCTGGGCTACACGATGGTCTACGGCATCCTGCGCTTCATCAACTTCGCCCACGGCGACGTCTACATGGTGGGCGCCTACATCGCCTACTACCTCGTCGCGGCCTTCGGGATGTCCAGCGGCGGCGCGCCGCCGGCAGCGGCGCTGGCCGTGATCCTCGGCGCGATGGCGGGGGCGGCCCTGCTGGGCATCATCATCGAGCGGCTGGCCTACAAGCCGCTGCGCCGGCAGCCGCGGCTGACGGTGCTGATCACGGCGATCGGCGTGTCGCTGTTCCTGGAGAACGCCGGCATCCTGGTGTTCGGCGCCGACCCCAAGTTCTTCCCGCAGATCTTCGCCGCGCGCTCGGTGCGGCTGCCGGGCGGCGCCCTGACGACGAGCCACCAGCTCCTCGTCCTCGGCGGCGCGCTCGTGCTGATGGTCGGCCTGAGCCTGATCGTCTACCGCAGCCCAATCGGGCGCGCGATGCGGGCGCTGGCGTATAGCCGCGACGTGGCCAGCCTGATGGGCATCCCCACCGATCGCATCATCACCTTCACCTTCGCGCTGGGCTCGGCGCTGGCCGCCGCGGCCGGCGTGCTGGTGGCGCTCTCGACCCCGCGCATCGACCCGCTGATGGGGTTGATGCCGGGCCTGAAGGCCTTCGTGGCGGCGGTGCTGGGCGGGATCGGCAACATCCCCGGCGCCATGCTGGGCGGCCTCGTGCTCGGCCTCGCCGAGACCCTGGTTTCGGGCTACGTCTCCTCGACCTATCGCGACGCGATCGCCTTCGCGCTCCTGATCATCATCCTGCTCGTGCGGCCGGCGGGGTTGCTCGGCCGCGCCGTGACGGAGAAGGTCTGA